The following are encoded together in the uncultured Fibrobacter sp. genome:
- a CDS encoding O-acetylhomoserine aminocarboxypropyltransferase/cysteine synthase family protein, with translation MSIKTSKKSSKISADVTNPANWNFGTKCLQAGWKPKVGEPRVLPIFQSTTYKYEDVDEVERLFALKQSGNKYTRTGNPTVAAFEAKITELEGGVGAVATASGQSAVLLAISNLVKAGDHIVASKAVYGGTYTLLDVRLSKLGVETTFIDPEAPIAELRKAFRPNTKLIFGETIGNPALGVLDFEKFSKLAKEFDVPFLVDNTLATPFLVKPLKHGANVVIHSATKYIDGHAIALGGVVIDGGNYNWNNGKFPDLVNPDAQYANTSYTEKFGRAAYIVKARAQFLRDFGAAQSPFNAFLLNLGLETLHLRMPQHSSNALALAEYLSKHPAVNWVNYPALKSSPNNKRIRKYFDYQGGSGVLTFGLKGGKAAIRSFVKALKVAALVVHVGDARTSVLHPATSTHSQLSPKDRLAAGIPDDMIRVSVGIEDPRDIIADFEQAIKASTTKH, from the coding sequence ATGTCAATTAAAACATCGAAAAAGTCAAGTAAAATCTCAGCGGATGTTACGAATCCGGCAAATTGGAATTTCGGCACCAAGTGCCTGCAGGCGGGCTGGAAGCCGAAAGTGGGCGAGCCCCGCGTTTTGCCGATTTTCCAGTCAACCACTTACAAGTACGAAGATGTTGACGAAGTAGAACGTCTTTTCGCCCTCAAGCAGTCGGGCAACAAGTATACGCGTACGGGCAACCCGACGGTAGCCGCTTTTGAAGCAAAAATTACCGAGTTGGAAGGCGGCGTGGGCGCTGTCGCAACAGCTTCGGGACAGTCGGCCGTATTGCTCGCAATTTCAAATTTGGTGAAGGCAGGCGATCACATTGTGGCTTCTAAGGCGGTGTATGGCGGAACCTACACGCTGCTTGATGTTCGACTTTCTAAGCTCGGCGTTGAAACGACTTTTATTGACCCGGAAGCCCCTATTGCAGAACTTCGCAAGGCATTCCGTCCCAATACCAAGTTGATCTTCGGCGAAACGATTGGAAACCCGGCGCTTGGCGTTTTGGATTTTGAAAAGTTCTCGAAGCTTGCCAAGGAATTCGACGTGCCGTTCCTTGTGGACAACACTCTTGCAACGCCGTTCTTGGTGAAGCCCTTGAAGCATGGGGCAAATGTCGTCATTCATTCTGCAACCAAGTACATTGACGGTCATGCCATCGCCTTGGGCGGTGTCGTGATTGATGGAGGCAATTACAACTGGAATAATGGAAAGTTCCCGGATCTTGTCAATCCCGATGCGCAGTACGCAAACACTTCTTACACTGAAAAATTCGGCCGCGCCGCCTACATTGTCAAGGCCCGCGCCCAGTTTTTGCGCGATTTCGGTGCAGCCCAGAGCCCCTTCAACGCATTCCTTTTGAACTTGGGTCTTGAAACGCTCCATTTGCGTATGCCGCAGCACAGTTCTAATGCTTTGGCTTTGGCCGAATACCTTTCCAAGCATCCGGCAGTAAACTGGGTCAACTATCCGGCGCTCAAATCTAGCCCGAATAACAAGCGCATTCGCAAGTATTTCGATTACCAGGGCGGAAGCGGCGTGCTGACCTTTGGCCTCAAGGGAGGCAAGGCTGCCATTCGCTCGTTCGTGAAGGCCTTGAAAGTTGCTGCCTTGGTGGTGCATGTGGGCGATGCCCGCACAAGCGTGCTGCACCCGGCAACAAGTACACATTCCCAGCTTTCGCCGAAGGACAGGCTTGCCGCAGGAATTCCTGACGACATGATTCGCGTGTCCGTCGGTATCGAAGATCCGCGCGACATTATCGCCGATTTCGAACAGGCAATTAAGGCAAGTACAACAAAGCATTAA
- a CDS encoding fibrobacter succinogenes major paralogous domain-containing protein: MKRFLFAVIGLLSFCFADIHPGLKNAIDNGDVKTAENLVKKFGVKDVYCPANLSFENANRIYENAFSLNPLVMWQNCASDFIKNAENRVRGESVPLCKHYLEKLFQKGDVDKLDSVLAQILQSKLYVQKEKREVEQLEIVKTSKQECMDQLDLHRKEIVDSLINWHDIDCKILFDATICSKLFSTYGMANIDSINKVFSSKIKTCKKKPTMAMKKNVEQEVFVNPFLYEIEYYGLLLSNKMKNPFYTNPNALETYKKLKSINVAAQNSINKIKIYSDVLNTNTAAYCLTLPEREFNVSICNKVINYVTNNFNLTSSENSLIKEISNLYAKNASVPDSLIAFSCKLYPEIDKYFYKIMDVNIFDCNAINEYVSRNEACKNSNENYFWTAPSGIKYICENRKMREPKSKELENGICMKDAEIKNGMYCSIKNGWIENVDYKRFTDKRDGQIYRATKIGDQIWMAENLNYNIADSYCYENNPDNCLKFGRLYTWNSIMSKNDNGCKENYEKCLEKNIKGICPDGWHLPSVEDFNQLVNNVGSTRSSYVVKLKASSEWDNGKKGSNSYGFNAYPAGSMRLTEEKQMYFINQKKSTSFWTVVGGSGYTEAYAFFIENESDKSSGFSYDRKKNGHSVRCLKDKK; this comes from the coding sequence ATGAAACGATTTCTTTTTGCCGTGATAGGCCTACTTTCATTTTGTTTTGCAGATATTCATCCTGGATTAAAGAACGCCATTGACAATGGCGATGTAAAAACAGCTGAAAATCTCGTGAAAAAATTCGGAGTTAAAGATGTGTATTGCCCTGCAAATCTTTCTTTTGAAAACGCAAATAGGATTTATGAGAATGCGTTTTCATTAAATCCATTGGTAATGTGGCAAAATTGTGCATCTGATTTTATAAAAAATGCAGAAAACAGAGTTCGTGGAGAATCAGTTCCTTTATGCAAACATTATTTGGAAAAACTCTTTCAAAAAGGAGATGTCGACAAGCTTGACTCTGTTCTTGCGCAAATTCTCCAATCAAAGCTATACGTTCAAAAAGAAAAAAGAGAAGTTGAACAACTTGAAATTGTGAAAACTTCAAAGCAAGAATGTATGGATCAACTCGATTTACATCGAAAAGAAATTGTCGATTCTCTTATAAATTGGCACGATATTGATTGTAAAATATTATTTGATGCGACAATATGCTCAAAGTTATTCTCTACATATGGTATGGCCAATATTGATTCAATAAACAAAGTGTTTTCGTCAAAAATAAAAACATGCAAGAAAAAGCCTACAATGGCTATGAAAAAGAATGTAGAACAAGAAGTTTTTGTCAATCCATTCCTATATGAAATAGAATATTATGGGTTGCTTTTATCAAATAAAATGAAGAATCCTTTTTACACAAATCCTAATGCTTTGGAAACATACAAAAAACTAAAAAGCATTAATGTTGCCGCACAGAATTCAATAAACAAAATTAAAATATATTCAGATGTCCTGAATACAAATACGGCAGCATATTGCTTAACGCTACCTGAAAGAGAATTCAATGTAAGTATCTGCAATAAAGTAATAAATTATGTTACTAATAATTTTAATTTAACATCTAGCGAAAATTCTCTAATCAAGGAAATTTCTAATCTGTACGCAAAGAATGCTTCTGTACCAGATTCGTTAATAGCGTTTTCGTGTAAACTTTATCCAGAAATTGACAAGTATTTTTACAAAATTATGGATGTTAATATTTTTGACTGTAATGCAATAAATGAATACGTATCGCGTAATGAGGCGTGCAAAAATTCAAATGAAAATTACTTTTGGACAGCTCCTTCAGGAATCAAATACATTTGCGAGAATAGAAAAATGAGAGAGCCAAAGTCGAAAGAATTGGAAAACGGAATATGCATGAAGGACGCTGAGATAAAAAACGGCATGTACTGCTCAATAAAAAATGGATGGATCGAAAATGTTGATTACAAAAGATTTACTGATAAACGAGATGGTCAAATATATCGAGCAACAAAAATCGGCGATCAAATATGGATGGCTGAAAATTTAAATTATAACATTGCCGATAGCTACTGCTATGAAAACAACCCTGACAACTGCTTAAAATTTGGTCGATTGTACACATGGAATTCCATTATGTCAAAAAATGATAATGGGTGCAAAGAAAATTACGAAAAATGTTTGGAAAAAAATATCAAAGGGATTTGCCCAGATGGATGGCATTTGCCCTCTGTAGAGGACTTTAACCAATTGGTAAATAATGTAGGATCAACTAGGTCGTCTTATGTAGTAAAATTAAAGGCTTCTAGTGAATGGGATAATGGAAAAAAAGGAAGCAATTCTTATGGGTTTAACGCCTATCCTGCCGGATCCATGCGATTAACAGAGGAAAAACAAATGTACTTCATTAATCAAAAAAAATCAACATCGTTTTGGACTGTCGTAGGAGGGAGTGGCTACACAGAAGCCTATGCCTTTTTTATAGAGAATGAATCTGATAAAAGTTCTGGCTTTTCATATGATCGGAAAAAAAATGGTCATTCCGTTCGGTGTTTAAAAGATAAAAAATAA
- a CDS encoding ABC transporter substrate-binding protein: MKFIQTLLSFAAAFTLGFALTACEEEKTEKTEKNEESAFKFGTVEIPVSDGTLCIAPFFVAKEKGFFAKEGVDVKFVSANAETRKIGLNNGTYPITNSDFAFFQSVENGVNIKVVEGFHIGCIHLLVKKGSPIRNAQGLKGKKIAVNAIGATPHQAATLWLEANGVSAINDVQFLPYADGNLALEALERGQVEAVSLWDPLGSLAAVDGRADVLMDLATDPVFAGRYCCFYYVSGVLLEKEPEKIKALLRALEQAHTWISEHPEETVELMQAGKHSAIEDKEFATALIKSYEYQSPEQKIKSGRNLKADLHYFADLLHKVGYLQLNADEFTEKIYREVDWHK, from the coding sequence ATGAAATTCATTCAAACATTACTGTCTTTCGCAGCCGCTTTTACTTTGGGATTTGCACTCACCGCTTGCGAAGAAGAAAAAACTGAAAAGACCGAAAAAAACGAAGAATCTGCTTTTAAATTCGGCACGGTCGAAATCCCCGTTTCCGATGGCACCCTTTGCATTGCGCCGTTCTTTGTCGCCAAAGAAAAAGGTTTCTTTGCTAAAGAAGGTGTCGATGTGAAATTCGTGTCGGCAAATGCGGAAACCCGTAAAATCGGGCTCAACAACGGAACGTATCCGATTACGAACTCCGACTTCGCCTTTTTCCAGTCCGTCGAAAACGGCGTGAATATTAAGGTGGTCGAAGGATTCCATATCGGTTGCATTCATCTGCTTGTCAAGAAGGGCTCGCCGATTCGTAACGCTCAAGGATTGAAAGGCAAGAAGATTGCCGTGAACGCCATTGGGGCAACCCCGCACCAGGCCGCAACACTTTGGCTTGAAGCAAACGGAGTCTCTGCCATAAACGATGTGCAGTTCTTGCCCTATGCCGATGGCAACTTGGCGCTCGAGGCCTTGGAACGCGGGCAGGTCGAAGCGGTTTCGCTTTGGGACCCGCTGGGAAGCCTCGCCGCTGTTGATGGCCGTGCCGATGTGCTGATGGATTTGGCAACCGACCCTGTTTTTGCAGGCCGCTATTGCTGCTTCTACTATGTTTCGGGCGTCCTTCTGGAAAAGGAACCGGAAAAGATCAAGGCTCTCCTTCGCGCTCTTGAACAGGCTCACACCTGGATTAGCGAACACCCGGAAGAAACCGTGGAGCTCATGCAGGCCGGCAAGCACTCCGCCATCGAAGACAAGGAATTCGCAACCGCACTCATCAAGTCTTACGAATACCAGTCTCCTGAACAGAAAATCAAGAGTGGCCGCAACTTGAAAGCCGACTTGCACTACTTTGCAGACCTGCTGCATAAAGTCGGATACCTGCAGCTGAATGCCGACGAATTCACCGAAAAAATCTACCGCGAAGTCGACTGGCATAAGTAA